The Sesamum indicum cultivar Zhongzhi No. 13 linkage group LG1, S_indicum_v1.0, whole genome shotgun sequence genome includes a window with the following:
- the LOC105166033 gene encoding bidirectional sugar transporter SWEET14: MNQLAFVFGLLGNVVSFMVFLAPIPTFYQIYKKKSTEGFQSVPYVVGLFSAMLWIYYAFLKPDTTLLITINSVGCFIQSAYICFYLFFAPRNARVQTVKLLLLLNTVGFGLIMVLTYFLAKGSNRANFVGWICLVFSLCVFVAPLCVVRQVLRTKSAEYMPFLLSFFLTISAIVWFFYGFLRKDYNIAIPNVLGFIFGVLQMVLYLIYRNGKTLVQENQQLPAGIIAVEDEKQLPELRDQIIDVVKLQGGLEVEIIPVVSILVDNHILGGGKNEDQNP, translated from the exons ATGAATCAGTTGGCTTTTGTGTTCGGCCTTTTAG GTAACGTGGTCTCCTTCATGGTTTTCCTTGCTCCAAT TCCAACATTTTATCAAATctacaagaaaaaatcaacAGAGGGGTTCCAATCCGTCCCTTACGTTGTGGGGTTGTTCAGCGCGATGCTGTGGATATACTACGCATTTCTGAAACCAGATACAACCCTTCTCATCACCATCAACTCCGTTGGCTGTTTCATTCAGTCGGCATACATCTGCTTCTACCTCTTTTTTGCACCAAGAAATGCAagg GTCCAAACTGTGAAGCTGCTGCTTCTGCTAAATACGGTCGGGTTCGGGCTAATCATGGTACTTACTTATTTCCTAGCAAAAGGCTCAAACCGCGCCAATTTCGTCGGATGGATTTGCCTCGTGTTCTCTTTGTGTGTGTTCGTCGCACCTTTATGCGTTGTG AGACAAGTGCTACGAACCAAGAGTGCGGAGTACATGCCGtttcttctctcatttttcCTCACTATTAGTGCTATTGTGTGGTTCTTTTATGGCTTTTTGCGCAAAGACTATAACATCGCC ATACCTAATGTTCTCGGGTTCATCTTCGGGGTGCTGCAAATGGTGCTTTATTTGATCTACAGAAATGGCAAAACATTGGTGCAAGAAAACCAGCAGCTCCCAGCTGGAATTATTGCAGTAGAAGACGAGAAGCAGCTTCCTGAACTAAGGGACCAGATAATTGATGTTGTGAAGCTGCAGGGTGGATTGGAAGTTGAGATAATTCCTGTTGTCTCAATCCTGGTCGACAACCACATTCTTGGAGGGGGAAAGAACGAAGATCAAAAcccatga